The sequence TCGATTTAGAAGTAACAGATATTGATCACGAAAATCGTGAATTGGTTACTGTAGCTAAGAATGGTGGAGTACTAAAAAATAAAAAAGGTGTTAACGTACCTGGCGTATCTGTAAACTTACCAGGAATTACAGATAAAGATGCTGCTGATATTCGTTTTGGTTTAGAAAACGATGTTGACTATATTGCAGCAAGTTTTGTTCGTCGTCCAAGTGATGTTTTAGAAATCACTGAAATCTTAGAAGAAAAAGATATGACGCATGTTCAAATTATTGCTAAGATCGAGAACCAAGAAGGTGTTGATAACATTGATGAAATCTTGAAGATTGCTGACGGTGTTATGGTAGCTCGTGGAGATTTAGGTGTGGAAATTCCAACTGAGGAAGTTCCTATCGTTCAAAAAGCGTTGATCCAAAAAAGTAATGCTTTAGGCAAACCTGTTATTACAGCTACTCAAATGTTGGATTCAATGCAAGAAAACCCGCGCCCAACACGTGCAGAAGCTAGTGACGTTGCGAATGCTATTTTTGACGGCAGCGATGCAATCATGCTTTCTGGCGAAACAGCAGCGGGAGACTATCCTGTAGAAGCTGTTCAAACAATGGCACGTATTGCTATCCGCACCGAAGAAGCACTGATAAATCAAGACGCTTTCGCGTTGAAAGCTTACAGTGAAACAGATATGACTGAAGCTATTGGACAATCAGTTGGCCATACAGCACGTAACTTAGATATTCATACTATTGTAGCGGCTACAGAATCTGGCCACACTGCTCGTATGATCTCTAAATACCGTCCAAAAGCAAATATCGTGGCAGTAACGTTCTCAGAACGTCAAATGCGCGGATTAGCACTTTCATGGGGCGTTTATCCAACAGTTTCTAAAAAACCGTCATCGACTGATGATATGTTTAACTTAGCTACCACTATCGCTCAAGAAGGCGGCTTTGCTAAAGAAGGCGACCTGATTATTATCACAGCTGGTGTACCGGTTGGCGAACGTGGAACAACTAACTTAATGAAAATCCAATTGATTGGTTCGAAGTTAGTTAGCGGACAAGGAATTGGTACTGAATCAGTTATTGGTAAAGCTGTTGTAGCGGCTTCTGCTGAAGAAGCAAATGCAAAAGCTGTTGAAGGTAGTATTTTAGTTGTGAAAACAACCGATAAAGACTACTTACCAGCAATTGAAAAATCTGCAGCTTTAGTTGTTGAAAATGGTGGTTTAACAAGCCATGCAGCCGTTATCGGTATTGCTATGGGCATTCCAGTGATTGTAGGAGCAGAAAATGCTACTTCATTGGTTAATCCAGATGAATTAATTACAGTTGATTCTCGTCGTGGAATTGTTTACCGTGGAGCAACAACAGCCATCTAATCAGTTAAAACTTAAGATAATTTTACAAAAGGTGCTCCCCCATCAGAAAGCTTGTTTCTCTGAGAGGGGAGCTTTTTTTGTAGACCATAGATGACATAATACAATTATGGTAAACTAGATAGACGTGGATGTTGAAAAGTAAAGTTTCAACCTTTCATTCCTAAGTTTTTTGCTATAAAATGAAAGAGAAAAATAAAATAGACTAAGATAAATCTAAGAAAAATACATTGGTGTTAGATGGAGGACAAAATATAATGAATCAATCGTTAGGAAATGTTATTACAGGTTTGGTTACAGATATAAATGAAAAAGCTTATTTTATTCAAAAAGACGGGGTTACGTATAAATTATTAAAAAATGGAGAAACAACTTACCAATTAGGCGATACTGTTGAAGGTTTTGCTTATGTAGCGATGAATAAAGATACGATGATGACTCAAGAAATTCCGGAAGTTCGTATGGGAAATTATTCTTGGGCGACAGTGATTGATACGCGCAAAGATTTAGGAGTCTTTATGGATATCGGTTTGCCGGACAAAGAATTGGTTGTGTCGCTGGATGAATTGCCGACACTTAAACACCTTTGGCCTAAAAAAGGAGATCGTTTATTGATAACGATTCGTGTAGATGAAAAAGACCG is a genomic window of Carnobacterium sp. CP1 containing:
- the pyk gene encoding pyruvate kinase; the protein is MKKTKIVCTIGPASETVELLVQMIEAGMNVARLNFSHGDFEEHGARIKNIREASKIAGKMVAILLDTKGPEIRTHNMKDGRVDFVSGDVVRIAMDEVEGTKEKFSVSYPDLINDVHPGSHILLDDGLIDLEVTDIDHENRELVTVAKNGGVLKNKKGVNVPGVSVNLPGITDKDAADIRFGLENDVDYIAASFVRRPSDVLEITEILEEKDMTHVQIIAKIENQEGVDNIDEILKIADGVMVARGDLGVEIPTEEVPIVQKALIQKSNALGKPVITATQMLDSMQENPRPTRAEASDVANAIFDGSDAIMLSGETAAGDYPVEAVQTMARIAIRTEEALINQDAFALKAYSETDMTEAIGQSVGHTARNLDIHTIVAATESGHTARMISKYRPKANIVAVTFSERQMRGLALSWGVYPTVSKKPSSTDDMFNLATTIAQEGGFAKEGDLIIITAGVPVGERGTTNLMKIQLIGSKLVSGQGIGTESVIGKAVVAASAEEANAKAVEGSILVVKTTDKDYLPAIEKSAALVVENGGLTSHAAVIGIAMGIPVIVGAENATSLVNPDELITVDSRRGIVYRGATTAI